In Methanococcoides sp. LMO-2, a single window of DNA contains:
- a CDS encoding basic amino acid ABC transporter substrate-binding protein, with translation MNKLTAFVAVLMLVAVVAFSGCTDNTTAEGEELEAATFIVGTEPTFPPFEMTDESGAITGFDIELIKAIAEDQGFEVEIQSIGFDALIPAVQSGNIDIIASGMTITEAREEQVDFSAPYIDAGLAIAVAADNGDVSSIDDLQGLVASVQIGSTGHEKAQELMDAGVLSEVKTFNTVDVVMMELVNGGADVVINDLPVTQAYMVQQPGTIKIAGEKLESESYGFAVRSGNEELLTMIDTGLQNVIEDGTYDEIQSKYFS, from the coding sequence ATGAACAAATTAACGGCATTTGTAGCAGTGCTCATGCTTGTTGCAGTTGTTGCATTCTCTGGATGTACCGATAACACAACAGCTGAAGGCGAGGAACTTGAGGCAGCTACTTTTATTGTGGGAACGGAACCAACCTTCCCTCCATTTGAGATGACAGACGAATCCGGTGCAATTACCGGTTTTGACATTGAACTTATCAAGGCTATCGCTGAAGATCAGGGATTTGAGGTTGAGATACAGAGCATCGGTTTTGATGCACTGATCCCTGCTGTACAGAGCGGTAACATTGACATCATTGCATCAGGTATGACCATCACAGAAGCACGTGAAGAACAGGTTGACTTCAGTGCACCATATATTGATGCTGGTCTTGCAATTGCAGTCGCAGCTGATAATGGTGATGTTAGCAGTATAGATGATCTTCAAGGTCTTGTTGCATCAGTACAGATCGGTTCAACAGGTCATGAAAAGGCACAGGAGCTCATGGATGCTGGTGTCCTTTCAGAGGTAAAGACATTCAATACAGTTGATGTTGTCATGATGGAGCTTGTCAACGGTGGCGCTGACGTTGTCATCAACGATCTGCCTGTTACCCAGGCATACATGGTTCAGCAGCCAGGAACCATTAAGATCGCAGGCGAAAAGCTGGAAAGTGAATCATACGGTTTTGCTGTCAGAAGTGGCAATGAAGAATTGCTCACCATGATCGATACAGGTCTTCAGAATGTTATTGAAGACGGAACTTATGATGAGATCCAGTCTAAATACTTCAGCTAA
- a CDS encoding DUF2551 domain-containing protein, whose product MASIRSKIKDRLEKFIELDVDGLRSYVLSLFLNLKKSTVDELHQTITKRYDVSRSAVASMVGYIHSKLGILRSHKESYKTPTVYSLKEEYADLLKSELSSKGIASS is encoded by the coding sequence ATGGCATCTATTCGATCTAAAATAAAAGACCGCCTTGAAAAATTCATTGAACTGGATGTTGATGGACTGAGGAGCTATGTCTTATCATTGTTTTTAAATTTAAAGAAGTCTACTGTTGATGAATTACATCAGACCATTACTAAAAGGTATGATGTTTCCAGAAGTGCAGTTGCTTCGATGGTCGGGTATATACATTCAAAGCTAGGGATCCTCAGATCGCATAAGGAATCCTACAAGACCCCTACGGTCTATTCTTTAAAGGAAGAATATGCTGATCTCTTAAAGTCAGAACTTAGTTCCAAGGGGATTGCCTCAAGCTGA
- a CDS encoding thioredoxin domain-containing protein has protein sequence MNQDEKTRKPNRLIHERSPYLLQHAYNPVDWYPWGDEAFRKAKEENRPIFLSIGYSTCHWCHVMEEESFEHQEVADLLNNNFIPIKVDREERPDIDAVYMEVCQAMNGRGGWPLTIIMTPEKVPFVAATYIPRESIPGRIGLMDLLTQINGVWTDQPEKVEEQTSMVLSHFSAQATQKPPEKGTINENTLYLAFKHLEDTFDEENGGFGNAPKFPSPHNLLYLLRYWHRSGDEKALDIVERTLKAMRAGGIYDHIGFGFHRYSTDSSWLVPHFEKMLYDQGMLAIAYSEAYQATHKPEYAQTIREIFEYVERDMTSQEGGFYCAEDADSEGIEGKFYVWDVDEIKELLGDPDADIFIDHFNIQENGNFLDESTHQPTGKNILHVRNSVASVEETANKYSITIEELESSIEKSRIKLFDVREKRVHPSKDDKILTDWNGLMIAALAIASRAVGEKRYEETARRCADFILTSTYMKTGSLSHLCNESAESVSASPAFLDDHAFLIWGLIELYESTFETSYLNTALKLNEYLLENYEDVENGGLYQTSADSENLLFRKKEVYDGAMPSGNSVALSNLIRLGRMTGNPELEKKAHEMMESFSGTVSAIPIGYTHFLSGVNFILGSSSEVVIAGEFDSDDNRKMLLALDNEYLPNNVVIFKPAGANGEAITRIAKYTENYSMKEGRATAYVCKDMQCNKPTNDPENMVQLLKSKE, from the coding sequence TTGAACCAAGATGAAAAGACCAGAAAACCGAACAGGTTGATCCACGAGAGAAGTCCATACCTTCTTCAGCATGCCTATAACCCTGTTGACTGGTATCCGTGGGGAGATGAAGCATTCAGGAAAGCAAAAGAGGAGAACAGGCCGATCTTCCTTTCCATCGGGTATTCTACCTGCCACTGGTGCCATGTAATGGAAGAGGAATCCTTCGAGCATCAGGAAGTGGCTGACCTTCTGAACAACAATTTTATTCCCATAAAGGTTGACCGGGAAGAAAGACCCGACATAGATGCTGTCTACATGGAGGTCTGCCAGGCAATGAACGGAAGAGGTGGCTGGCCGCTTACCATAATAATGACACCTGAGAAGGTGCCTTTTGTTGCTGCAACCTATATCCCGAGGGAAAGCATTCCGGGAAGGATAGGCCTGATGGACCTCCTGACACAGATTAATGGAGTCTGGACTGACCAGCCTGAAAAAGTAGAAGAACAAACTTCCATGGTGCTTTCACATTTCTCAGCTCAGGCCACCCAAAAACCTCCCGAAAAGGGAACAATTAATGAAAACACACTATATCTTGCTTTCAAACACCTTGAAGACACCTTCGATGAAGAGAACGGAGGTTTTGGAAATGCACCAAAGTTCCCCTCCCCGCACAACCTACTGTACCTGCTGAGATACTGGCACAGGAGCGGTGATGAAAAAGCACTGGATATCGTGGAGAGAACCCTCAAAGCCATGAGAGCCGGAGGGATCTATGACCACATCGGTTTCGGATTCCACCGCTATTCAACGGACAGCTCCTGGCTTGTCCCGCACTTTGAAAAGATGCTGTACGACCAGGGAATGCTGGCAATTGCCTATTCAGAGGCCTACCAGGCAACGCATAAACCTGAATATGCACAGACGATCAGAGAGATCTTCGAATATGTAGAGAGGGACATGACATCCCAGGAAGGTGGCTTCTACTGTGCAGAAGATGCCGACAGTGAGGGTATTGAGGGTAAGTTCTATGTATGGGATGTCGATGAGATCAAGGAACTCCTTGGAGATCCTGATGCTGATATCTTCATCGACCATTTCAACATTCAGGAAAATGGTAATTTCCTTGATGAAAGTACACACCAGCCGACCGGAAAAAACATATTGCACGTCAGGAACAGCGTGGCCAGTGTTGAAGAGACCGCAAACAAATACAGTATCACAATAGAAGAACTTGAAAGTTCCATTGAGAAAAGCAGGATAAAGCTCTTTGATGTTCGTGAGAAGAGAGTACACCCATCTAAAGATGACAAGATCCTCACTGACTGGAACGGACTGATGATAGCAGCCCTTGCCATCGCTTCAAGGGCAGTCGGGGAAAAGAGGTACGAAGAGACGGCGAGAAGATGTGCGGACTTCATACTTACCAGCACTTATATGAAAACAGGTAGCCTTTCCCACCTGTGCAACGAAAGCGCAGAGTCAGTGTCGGCTTCACCTGCATTTCTTGACGACCATGCTTTCCTCATATGGGGACTAATAGAGCTTTATGAGAGCACTTTCGAGACATCCTACCTCAACACAGCATTAAAGCTCAACGAATACCTGCTGGAAAATTACGAGGATGTTGAAAACGGAGGGCTCTACCAGACATCTGCAGACTCGGAGAATCTCCTTTTCCGGAAAAAGGAAGTCTATGACGGTGCCATGCCAAGTGGGAACTCGGTCGCCCTGTCAAATCTGATCCGCCTTGGAAGAATGACAGGCAACCCGGAACTTGAAAAGAAAGCCCATGAAATGATGGAAAGCTTCTCAGGGACCGTTTCAGCAATACCCATAGGATACACACATTTCCTTTCCGGTGTGAACTTCATACTGGGCTCATCGAGTGAAGTTGTGATTGCAGGAGAGTTTGATTCAGATGACAACAGGAAGATGCTTTTAGCTCTTGATAATGAATACCTGCCCAACAATGTTGTTATATTCAAGCCAGCCGGAGCAAATGGAGAAGCCATCACCAGGATAGCAAAATATACTGAGAACTATTCCATGAAAGAGGGCAGAGCAACTGCTTATGTGTGCAAGGACATGCAATGCAATAAACCGACCAACGATCCTGAAAATATGGTGCAGTTGCTAAAATCTAAAGAATAA
- the eif1A gene encoding translation initiation factor eIF-1A produces the protein MRKNKGTSGKSSDTPEVTRVRTPRKDKNEILATVGTLLGGKRVTLQCMDGVVRMGRIPGSKKKRMWVREGDIVIVTPWDFQDSKADVIWKYTGPQVNWLQRKGYLK, from the coding sequence ATGAGGAAGAATAAAGGTACCAGTGGTAAATCTTCCGACACTCCGGAAGTGACAAGGGTCCGTACACCAAGAAAGGACAAAAATGAGATCCTGGCAACAGTAGGTACACTACTTGGTGGAAAAAGGGTTACGTTACAATGTATGGACGGCGTCGTAAGAATGGGACGCATACCCGGTTCAAAGAAGAAGAGGATGTGGGTCCGTGAAGGTGACATCGTGATCGTTACTCCATGGGACTTCCAGGACTCAAAAGCTGATGTGATCTGGAAATACACAGGTCCGCAGGTTAACTGGCTCCAACGTAAGGGGTATCTGAAATAA
- a CDS encoding ABC transporter ATP-binding protein — MLEVKDLTVEIGGRTILNKVNLKVEQGSTTVLFGPNGAGKSALLMTLMGFSGYNVVGGQIIFKGEDITHLSVDERAKRGMGIMTQRPPNMTGVKLEDLVDAISTENSLDTEVMAKKLDMVRFMERDVNVGFSGGEIKRSELLQLSAQNPCFYLLDEPESGVDLVSIEEIGKTIDELLKSRSNCFVDHNRRGNSALIITHTGQVLDYVEPDMGYILCNGSVVCKGHPREMLREIKKQGYGECYTCKLGQI; from the coding sequence ATGCTCGAGGTAAAAGATCTGACAGTTGAGATCGGCGGCAGGACCATCCTGAACAAGGTCAATCTCAAAGTAGAGCAGGGTAGCACCACTGTTCTTTTCGGCCCGAACGGAGCTGGTAAATCCGCGCTTCTCATGACGCTTATGGGATTTAGCGGTTACAATGTAGTTGGCGGGCAGATTATATTCAAAGGTGAAGACATAACTCATCTTTCAGTTGACGAGAGAGCTAAACGCGGAATGGGTATCATGACCCAGAGACCACCTAACATGACAGGTGTAAAGCTTGAGGACCTCGTGGATGCTATATCAACAGAAAACAGTCTTGATACTGAAGTAATGGCAAAGAAACTCGATATGGTCCGTTTCATGGAAAGAGATGTCAATGTCGGCTTCTCCGGCGGAGAGATCAAGAGATCCGAACTCTTGCAGCTATCAGCACAGAACCCATGTTTCTACCTGCTCGATGAGCCGGAATCAGGTGTTGACCTTGTAAGCATTGAGGAGATAGGTAAGACCATAGATGAGCTCCTGAAGAGCAGGTCAAACTGTTTTGTTGATCACAACAGAAGAGGAAACTCCGCACTTATTATTACCCACACCGGTCAGGTGCTTGATTATGTGGAGCCTGACATGGGTTACATCCTTTGTAATGGTAGTGTTGTCTGTAAAGGACACCCACGTGAAATGCTCAGGGAAATAAAAAAGCAGGGATATGGAGAGTGCTACACATGCAAACTGGGACAGATTTAA
- a CDS encoding TRAM domain-containing protein encodes MESTAPVEAGETYDVTIEDIAREGDGIARVSGFVIFIPNTQVGDEVTIKVTKVMRKFAFGEVA; translated from the coding sequence ATGGAATCAACTGCTCCAGTAGAAGCTGGTGAAACATACGACGTAACAATTGAAGATATCGCAAGAGAAGGCGATGGAATCGCTAGAGTAAGCGGTTTCGTTATTTTCATCCCAAACACACAGGTAGGCGATGAAGTAACAATCAAGGTAACCAAAGTAATGAGAAAGTTCGCATTCGGCGAAGTTGCTTAA
- a CDS encoding amino acid ABC transporter ATP-binding protein: MIEVHDLHKHFGDLKVLNGISTTVEPSEVVCVIGPSGSGKSTFLRCLNLLEMPTSGQISVEGEVITDPSVDINKIREEVGMVFQRFNLFPHMSALKNVALAPIRVRGLSEGEANDRAMNLLRKVGLVDKADVRPGALSGGQQQRVAIARALAMQPKVMLFDEPTSALDPEMVGEVLNVMKDLAKEGMTMVVVTHEMGFAREVADRVLFMDEGIIVEEGTPEDIFSNAKHERTRSFLSKIL, from the coding sequence ATGATTGAAGTGCATGATCTGCACAAACATTTCGGTGACCTTAAGGTCTTAAATGGCATATCGACCACAGTTGAACCAAGCGAGGTGGTATGTGTGATCGGTCCTTCCGGATCAGGTAAAAGTACCTTCCTCAGATGCCTGAACCTCCTTGAGATGCCCACATCCGGCCAGATCTCAGTTGAAGGGGAGGTCATAACAGATCCTTCCGTTGATATCAACAAGATAAGAGAAGAGGTGGGCATGGTGTTCCAGCGCTTCAACCTTTTCCCTCACATGTCAGCCCTGAAGAATGTAGCTCTTGCACCGATCCGTGTAAGAGGGCTTAGCGAGGGTGAAGCCAATGACAGGGCAATGAACCTGCTTCGAAAGGTTGGTCTGGTGGATAAAGCAGATGTCCGGCCAGGTGCACTTTCGGGTGGACAGCAGCAGAGAGTTGCAATTGCAAGAGCACTTGCCATGCAGCCAAAAGTAATGCTTTTTGATGAACCTACCTCAGCCCTTGATCCCGAGATGGTGGGTGAGGTTCTCAATGTTATGAAAGACCTTGCAAAAGAGGGCATGACCATGGTAGTGGTAACCCATGAAATGGGATTTGCCAGGGAAGTTGCCGACCGCGTACTGTTCATGGATGAAGGCATCATCGTCGAAGAAGGTACTCCTGAGGATATCTTCTCTAATGCTAAGCATGAGAGGACAAGATCATTTTTAAGCAAGATCCTTTGA
- a CDS encoding SufD family Fe-S cluster assembly protein encodes MQTGTDLKEKAEKAITKIAMYGEDFNLDEFEVGEKELPETENLEDLDSEFKQTLLNAGVLPDEEGRSGSFLMLDNTVSHSTMRDPDVELMSLHEAMEKHDWLEEYSWKLVSVDADKYTAKSYLENANGYFIRAPAGKKSSMPVQTCLVMGHKDVTQTVHNILIVEEDAELDVITGCTTKKGVERAMHLGISEIYVKKGGVLNFTMIHNWAEDIGVRPRTVIHLEEGATFVNNYILLKPVRSIQSYPTAILDGEGAFARFHTIAVAHPGSELDLGSRVLFNAPNTKAELVSRTITTGGTVIARGEMVANELHSKGHLECHGLVLNNEGTQRAIPILEANVDDVELTHEAAVGRIAKDQVEYLMARGLSEEESVGMIVRGFLDVGITGLPDELAADIDKTIAQIGKDAI; translated from the coding sequence ATGCAAACTGGGACAGATTTAAAGGAGAAGGCTGAAAAGGCCATAACAAAGATCGCAATGTACGGTGAGGACTTCAACCTCGATGAATTCGAGGTTGGTGAAAAGGAATTACCGGAAACTGAGAACCTTGAAGATCTTGACAGTGAATTCAAGCAGACACTCCTCAATGCCGGTGTACTCCCTGACGAGGAAGGACGCTCCGGAAGTTTCCTGATGCTCGACAATACAGTATCCCATTCAACCATGAGGGATCCTGACGTTGAACTTATGTCCCTGCATGAAGCCATGGAGAAACACGACTGGCTGGAAGAATATTCCTGGAAGCTCGTCTCCGTGGATGCAGACAAGTACACTGCAAAGAGCTATCTTGAAAATGCCAATGGATATTTCATCCGTGCACCTGCAGGCAAGAAGAGCTCAATGCCTGTCCAGACATGTCTTGTCATGGGCCACAAGGATGTTACACAGACAGTCCACAACATCCTAATCGTAGAAGAGGATGCAGAGCTTGATGTCATCACCGGATGTACTACCAAAAAGGGCGTCGAAAGGGCAATGCACCTTGGTATATCCGAGATATATGTCAAAAAGGGCGGTGTTCTTAACTTCACCATGATACACAACTGGGCAGAGGATATCGGAGTACGCCCGAGGACAGTTATCCACCTGGAGGAAGGAGCAACATTCGTCAACAATTACATCCTCCTGAAGCCTGTGAGATCTATCCAGTCCTATCCGACCGCTATCCTGGACGGAGAGGGTGCTTTTGCAAGGTTCCATACCATTGCTGTTGCACACCCCGGTTCAGAGCTTGATCTTGGAAGCAGGGTTCTTTTCAATGCTCCTAACACAAAAGCGGAGCTTGTTTCAAGGACCATCACTACAGGTGGAACGGTCATTGCAAGAGGAGAAATGGTGGCAAATGAGCTTCATTCAAAAGGTCACCTGGAATGCCACGGTCTTGTTCTCAACAACGAGGGAACACAGCGTGCGATACCTATCCTTGAGGCTAATGTTGATGATGTGGAACTTACCCACGAAGCTGCTGTGGGGAGGATCGCAAAGGATCAGGTGGAATACCTGATGGCACGCGGTCTTTCAGAAGAAGAATCAGTGGGAATGATCGTTCGTGGATTCCTTGATGTTGGTATCACCGGTCTTCCTGATGAGCTTGCAGCAGATATTGATAAGACCATCGCACAGATAGGAAAGGATGCGATCTGA
- a CDS encoding glycine betaine ABC transporter substrate-binding protein, giving the protein MKSVALILILLLTFSVSGCTEQAGPNEGEDTSKKVTFGYVLWDGEVASTNVMQQVLEMKGYEVDIVAVDLEELYRGLSQGDIDFTTSAWLPVTQEKYWNQYGDQIVYVSHNLEGCRLGLVVPAYVEIDSIEDLNANKEAFDSKIIGIDPDAGIMYNAENAIVVYGLDYTLVPGSTASMTSDLGRSIADKEPIVVTLWSPHGAFSRWDLKYLDDPEKVFGYEDNVDTLTRVGFEEDMPGVYDVLTRFHWSHEDVQFVMLNMENGMSPEEAAAKWIENNPEKVNEWLGE; this is encoded by the coding sequence ATGAAATCAGTTGCATTGATCCTGATATTGCTGCTAACTTTTTCTGTATCCGGGTGTACTGAACAAGCCGGTCCTAATGAAGGCGAAGATACTTCTAAAAAGGTAACGTTTGGTTATGTCCTCTGGGACGGAGAGGTTGCAAGTACTAATGTGATGCAACAGGTACTTGAAATGAAAGGTTATGAAGTGGACATCGTGGCAGTTGATCTGGAAGAGCTTTACCGGGGTCTTTCGCAGGGAGATATAGATTTCACAACATCTGCCTGGTTGCCGGTCACGCAGGAGAAATACTGGAACCAGTATGGCGATCAGATAGTTTATGTAAGTCATAATCTTGAAGGGTGTCGCCTTGGACTTGTAGTTCCAGCATATGTGGAAATTGATTCTATTGAAGATCTCAATGCTAACAAAGAAGCATTCGATTCGAAGATAATTGGCATCGATCCTGATGCAGGTATAATGTATAACGCCGAAAATGCTATTGTGGTATACGGGCTTGATTATACACTCGTTCCGGGTAGTACTGCCTCAATGACCTCCGATCTTGGCAGGTCTATTGCTGATAAAGAGCCTATTGTAGTTACTTTGTGGTCTCCGCACGGGGCATTTAGCCGCTGGGACCTTAAGTATCTTGATGATCCTGAAAAGGTATTTGGTTATGAGGACAACGTGGATACGCTTACCCGTGTGGGTTTTGAAGAGGATATGCCCGGGGTATATGATGTTCTCACAAGGTTCCACTGGTCTCATGAAGATGTGCAGTTTGTAATGCTTAACATGGAGAACGGCATGTCTCCTGAAGAAGCTGCTGCAAAGTGGATCGAGAACAATCCTGAAAAGGTAAATGAATGGCTGGGTGAATAA
- a CDS encoding amino acid ABC transporter permease gives MDILQSYIGHIINVMPSLLQGAVITVEVTSLSVFFGTIIGIFMALGKLSKSKIFHYPSVVYIDFIRGTPLLVQILLFYYGIPGLISSVTGEPLRIDPILAGVVVCSINSGAYVAEIVRAGIQSIEKGQMEAARSLGMSHSQTMKDIILPQAFRRIMPPLGNEFIVLLKDSSLLAVIGVPELLKSGQLYVATTFASFPVYIGVALVYLVMTLTISRLVHYSERRLGVGND, from the coding sequence GTGGACATTCTCCAATCATATATTGGTCATATCATCAATGTAATGCCAAGTTTATTGCAAGGTGCTGTGATCACTGTTGAAGTTACATCGTTATCAGTATTCTTCGGGACAATTATTGGCATATTCATGGCCCTTGGGAAATTGTCCAAATCAAAGATATTCCATTATCCAAGTGTTGTATATATCGATTTCATAAGGGGAACCCCTTTGCTTGTTCAGATACTTCTGTTCTATTATGGTATTCCGGGACTTATCAGTAGTGTCACTGGTGAGCCGCTGAGGATCGATCCTATCCTTGCCGGTGTGGTGGTCTGTAGTATCAACAGTGGTGCATATGTTGCAGAGATCGTAAGGGCAGGTATCCAGTCCATAGAAAAGGGTCAGATGGAGGCTGCACGTTCCCTTGGAATGAGCCATAGCCAGACCATGAAGGACATCATCCTGCCACAGGCATTCAGGAGGATCATGCCTCCTCTGGGCAACGAGTTCATTGTGCTTTTGAAGGATTCTTCACTTCTGGCTGTGATAGGTGTGCCTGAGCTGCTAAAGAGCGGACAGCTCTACGTTGCTACCACCTTCGCATCGTTCCCGGTTTACATAGGTGTTGCACTGGTGTATCTGGTGATGACCTTGACTATCTCACGTTTAGTACATTATTCAGAAAGGAGGCTTGGCGTTGGCAATGATTGA
- a CDS encoding betaine/proline/choline family ABC transporter ATP-binding protein has product MPSKRIFDRIDSIEIRGVTKKYEGRFAINDLSLDIEGGEMLILIGPSGSGKTTTLRTINRLIEPDSGTIYINGQNIMELEQVALRRNIGYVIQNIGLFPHMTIGENIGLVAKLEGWDKAKINERVRYLLDFVSLPADMFMDRYPHQLSGGQQQRVGLARALVMDPPLLLMDEPFGALDPILRKQLQEEFCLIREKLGKTIIFVTHDIEEAFRLADRIGIMDDAKLVQIGTAEELIFHPVNDMVASIVDTGKKFKHLDTLRIKDLMSPLDNKYVHPASLSVSETIDSMLERDIELAVVVNGDEPMGVVRLNDLMRLGETNDIIGNHVVKVPSYEIGGFLENALRELHENDDSIAFVTDAGKVKGFLFPNDVFKQLV; this is encoded by the coding sequence ATGCCGTCCAAAAGGATATTTGACAGAATAGATTCGATAGAGATCCGCGGTGTGACCAAGAAATATGAAGGCAGGTTTGCCATCAATGACCTGTCCCTTGACATCGAGGGTGGGGAAATGCTCATTCTCATAGGTCCAAGTGGTTCGGGAAAGACTACGACATTGCGTACGATCAATCGTTTGATCGAACCGGATTCAGGTACCATTTACATAAACGGCCAGAACATCATGGAACTCGAGCAGGTTGCTCTCAGGAGGAACATCGGTTATGTCATCCAGAACATTGGCCTGTTCCCTCACATGACCATCGGTGAGAACATTGGCCTTGTTGCCAAACTTGAAGGCTGGGATAAGGCAAAGATCAATGAGAGGGTACGCTACCTTCTGGATTTCGTATCCCTTCCGGCAGATATGTTCATGGACAGGTATCCTCACCAGTTAAGCGGAGGCCAGCAGCAGAGGGTCGGTCTTGCAAGGGCACTGGTAATGGACCCGCCGCTTTTGCTTATGGACGAACCTTTCGGTGCTCTCGACCCTATCCTGAGAAAGCAGCTTCAGGAAGAGTTCTGTCTTATCCGTGAAAAGCTCGGGAAGACCATCATTTTCGTGACACATGATATCGAAGAAGCTTTCCGTCTGGCAGACAGGATAGGCATTATGGATGATGCGAAGCTTGTGCAGATCGGAACGGCAGAGGAGTTGATCTTCCATCCTGTGAACGATATGGTGGCAAGTATTGTTGACACCGGGAAGAAGTTCAAGCATCTGGACACCCTGAGAATAAAGGACCTGATGTCCCCTCTTGATAACAAGTATGTCCATCCTGCATCCCTTTCTGTCAGCGAGACCATCGACTCAATGCTTGAAAGGGACATCGAACTTGCCGTTGTAGTAAATGGCGATGAACCGATGGGTGTTGTCAGGCTGAATGACCTGATGCGCCTTGGTGAAACTAACGATATCATCGGTAATCACGTTGTCAAAGTTCCATCATACGAAATTGGTGGCTTCCTCGAGAATGCACTCAGGGAACTGCATGAGAACGATGATTCCATTGCTTTCGTCACAGATGCCGGGAAGGTCAAAGGTTTCCTGTTCCCGAACGATGTTTTCAAACAACTGGTATGA
- a CDS encoding glycine betaine ABC transporter substrate-binding protein has product MNIKILLATFVVLAVILSGCTEPASDETADAVKGEVVIGSKLFQESYILAHMAGIMLEEEGYEVDVKEGLGGTLVNYEGLKQGTVDVYAEYTGTAYSQILKEPALEVWDPEVVYQVTEEGLNADGVVIVADLGFEDAYALAVKEQWADENNVVTISDLEGYSTEMIVGTDPEFAQREDGLPRINELYGLEFMEVKPTVANIMYEAIKNDEVDIVSAYTTDTRNEVFDLRILNDDKNALPPYDAIFVMSAEFAEENPDAATALGKLNGQIDTDTMRSLNYQFDVEKRDAEDIAREYLVDNGFIEA; this is encoded by the coding sequence ATGAATATAAAAATTCTATTAGCAACTTTTGTTGTTCTGGCTGTAATCCTCAGTGGATGTACAGAACCTGCATCTGATGAAACTGCAGATGCTGTGAAGGGAGAAGTGGTCATTGGTTCTAAATTGTTCCAGGAGTCTTATATCCTGGCCCATATGGCCGGTATCATGCTCGAGGAAGAAGGGTATGAAGTCGATGTAAAAGAAGGCCTTGGAGGCACTCTCGTTAACTACGAAGGTCTCAAGCAGGGCACAGTGGATGTCTATGCCGAATACACCGGTACAGCATATAGCCAAATTCTGAAGGAGCCTGCACTTGAGGTATGGGACCCTGAAGTTGTGTACCAGGTAACCGAAGAAGGTCTCAATGCTGACGGTGTTGTCATCGTGGCAGACCTTGGCTTTGAGGACGCATATGCACTTGCTGTAAAGGAACAGTGGGCTGATGAGAACAATGTCGTCACCATCAGTGATCTTGAAGGATATTCAACTGAAATGATCGTAGGAACAGATCCGGAATTCGCACAGCGTGAGGATGGTCTTCCACGTATCAATGAGCTTTACGGTCTTGAGTTCATGGAGGTCAAGCCTACAGTTGCCAACATCATGTATGAGGCTATCAAGAACGATGAGGTCGATATAGTTTCAGCATATACAACAGATACCAGGAACGAAGTGTTTGATCTTCGCATCCTGAACGATGACAAGAATGCATTACCTCCATACGATGCCATCTTTGTGATGTCTGCAGAGTTTGCTGAGGAAAATCCTGATGCTGCCACTGCTCTTGGAAAACTGAATGGTCAGATCGATACAGACACCATGAGAAGCCTGAACTACCAGTTCGATGTCGAGAAGCGTGATGCTGAGGACATTGCAAGAGAATACCTCGTAGATAATGGATTCATAGAGGCCTGA